A region from the Acipenser ruthenus chromosome 13, fAciRut3.2 maternal haplotype, whole genome shotgun sequence genome encodes:
- the LOC117418529 gene encoding UDP-glucuronosyltransferase 2B31-like, whose product MNILVQGLHGRGHDIRVVRSGTSWYIKEKSPHYTSVTVTLPEGLTMESEDFLALFLKKMLEIRRGKGSLQAFIAKNIDFSGHSKVHREMCQMVRTMFEDPQLMKQLQDAQFDLVLTDPAFAGGVLLARYLKLPMVFNVRWVPSWEAHFTFAPSPISYIPIIGSEFSDQMDLIERAQNMVYYFVRLYVEKIVINPHYDALCARYFGPGVDLYSLLHSADIWLMRVNFVFEFPRPTMPNVVYIGGFQCKPAKPLPLDLEEFMESSGEHRVIVMSLGTLVKGLPSELTDKIAYAFSQLPQKVIWRHLGERPSSLGNNTLLIKWLPQNDLLGHPKTRAFEAHGGTNGIYEAIYHGVPIVGIPLLFDQFDNLLRLQVRGAAKVLEVTTLSSQDFLEALQEVLEKPSYQTNMKRLSRLQHDQPIKPMDSALFWIEYVIRNKGAAHLRTESYRMPWYSYYCVDVVAVLLSAVLLFCMTIVGLLRLCCRACKKRKIKHE is encoded by the coding sequence ATGAACATCCTCGTTCAGGGGctgcatgggcggggtcatgaCATCAGAGTGGTGCGCTCTGGGACCAGCTGGTACATCAAGGAGAAATCGCCCCATTACACTTCCGTCACCGTCACTCTACCTGAAGGCCTGACCATGGAGAGTGAAGACTTCCTTGCCTTATTCTTGAAGAAAATGCTGGAGATCCGACGTGGAAAAGGGTCTCTGCAGGCTTTCATTGCCAAGAACATTGATTTTTCTGGACACTCTAAAGTTCACAGAGAGATGTGCCAGATGGTGAGGACCATGTTTGAGGATCCACAATTAATGAAGCAGCTCCAGGATGCCCAGTTTGATTTGGTCCTCACAGATCCAGCGTTTGCTGGAGGGGTTTTGCTGGCTCGCTACCTGAAACTACCGATGGTCTTCAATGTCCGTTGGGTTCCAAGCTGGGAAGCTCACTTTACCTTTGCTCCTTCTCCTATCTCCTACATCCCGATTATAGGATCAGAGTTCTCTGACCAAATGGATTTAATTGAAAGGGCCCAGAACATGGTTTATTACTTTGTTAGACTCTATGTAGAAAAAATTGTGATAAATCCCCATTATGATGCTCTGTGTGCTCGTTACTTTGGCCCAGGTGTGGACCTCTACAGTCTCCTTCACTCTGCAGACATCTGGCTTATGAGGGTCAACTTCGTCTTTGAATTCCCACGCCCCACCATGCCCAACGTTGTCTACATAGGGGGCTTCCAATGCAAACCTGCCAAGCCCTTGCCACTAGACCTGGAGGAGTTTATGGAGAGCTCTGGAGAGCACAGAGTCATTGTCATGTCATTGGGGACTCTAGTAAAAGGTCTTCCAAGTGAGCTAACTGATAAGATTGCCTACGCTTTCTCCCAGCTCCCTCAGAAAGTCATCTGGAGGCATTTGGGAGAAAGGCCTTCTAGCTTGGGCAACAACACCCTCCTGATCAAATGGTTGCCCCAAAATGATCTCTTGGGTCACCCGAAGACCAGAGCCTTTGAGGCACATGGGGGTACAAATGGGATTTATGAGGCCATTTACCATGGGGTACCAATAGTAGGGATACCACTGCTCTTTGACCAGTTTGACAACCTGCTCAGGCTGCAGGTGCGAGGGGCAGCCAAGGTCCTGGAAGTCACCACCCTGAGTAGTCAGGACTTCCTAGAGGCTCTACAGGAGGTGCTCGAGAAGCCATCCTACCAGACGAACATGAAGAGGCTCTCCAGGCTCCAGCACGACCAGCCAATCAAACCAATGGACAGCGCCCTCTTCTGGATCGAGTACGTCATTAGGAACAAAGGAGCCGCTCACCTGCGCACAGAGTCCTACAGAATGCCCTGGTACTCCTACTACTGCGTGGATGTTGTAGCAGTCTTGCTATCTGCTGTGTTATTGTTCTGTATGACTATCGTAGGCTTACTCAGACTGTGCTGCAGGGCTTGTAAGAAGAGAAAAATAAAGCATGAGTAA